In a single window of the Amycolatopsis sp. cg5 genome:
- a CDS encoding 2Fe-2S iron-sulfur cluster-binding protein has translation MTEFHKLKVSRVITETRDAHSIVFDVPAALSEAFRYRPGQFLTLRVPSDRTGSVARCYSLSSAPSEGMLKVTVKRTAGGFGSNWICDSLREGAEIDVLPPSGVFTPKSLDGDFLLLAGGSGITPVMSILKSALDGGTGRIVLVYANRDEQSVIFADELASLAHEHANRLVVVHWLETVQGMPGVRSLRTLTAPYAGFETFICGPEPFMLAAKDALGSEHGRMHIEKFLSLTGNPFESTEVEVVESGETTALSVELDGARHSFTWPRQQKLLDFLLSKGLDAPYSCREGQCSACACRIVAGEVKMLNNEVLDGEDIADGLVLACQSLPLTDDVSVTYE, from the coding sequence GTGACTGAGTTCCACAAGCTCAAGGTGTCCCGCGTGATCACCGAGACCCGCGACGCGCACTCGATCGTCTTCGACGTGCCCGCCGCGCTCTCCGAGGCTTTTCGTTACCGGCCAGGGCAATTCCTGACGCTGCGCGTCCCGAGCGACCGGACCGGCTCGGTCGCTCGGTGCTATTCGCTGTCGAGCGCGCCGTCCGAGGGCATGCTCAAGGTGACGGTCAAGCGCACCGCGGGCGGCTTCGGCTCGAACTGGATCTGCGACTCGCTGCGCGAGGGCGCGGAGATCGACGTACTGCCGCCGTCGGGCGTCTTCACGCCCAAGTCGCTGGACGGCGACTTCCTGCTGCTGGCGGGCGGCAGCGGGATCACCCCGGTGATGTCGATCCTCAAGTCCGCTTTGGACGGTGGCACCGGCCGCATCGTGCTGGTGTACGCCAACCGTGACGAGCAGTCCGTGATCTTCGCCGACGAACTCGCCTCGCTCGCGCACGAGCACGCGAACCGGCTCGTGGTCGTCCATTGGCTGGAGACCGTCCAGGGCATGCCGGGCGTGCGGAGCCTGCGCACGCTGACCGCGCCGTACGCCGGGTTCGAGACGTTCATCTGCGGCCCGGAACCGTTCATGCTGGCCGCGAAAGACGCGCTCGGATCCGAACACGGCCGCATGCACATCGAGAAGTTCCTGTCACTGACCGGAAACCCGTTCGAGTCGACCGAGGTCGAGGTCGTCGAATCCGGCGAGACCACCGCGCTGTCCGTCGAACTGGACGGCGCCCGGCACTCGTTCACCTGGCCCCGACAGCAGAAACTCCTGGATTTCCTGCTGTCGAAGGGCCTCGACGCGCCGTACTCGTGCCGCGAGGGCCAGTGCAGCGCGTGCGCCTGCCGCATCGTGGCGGGCGAGGTGAAGATGCTGAACAATGAGGTGCTGGACGGTGAGGACATCGCCGACGGCCTGGTGCTCGCCTGCCAGTCGCTGCCACTGACCGACGACGTCTCGGTCACCTACGAATGA
- a CDS encoding MaoC/PaaZ C-terminal domain-containing protein, with translation MPVDPALAIGAELPEVTFAWTAADVQLYHLALGAGTDPVDPRELRYTYEADLQVLPTFATVAANLRVFDPPSVSFPGVDIDLAKVLHGKQEVIAHRPIPTSGKAVARSRIADVFDKGKAAVIIQETAATSSDGDPLWTARSSIFARGEGGFGGDRGPSDKVELPTREPDAVIDTPTLPQQALLYRLCGDRNPLHADPAFAHAAGFETPILHGLCTYGIVAKTVTDAFLDGDTARVASFSTKFAGVVYPGETLRTRVWRESGRFVVTTTAPDRDDAPVLADTVLTER, from the coding sequence ATGCCGGTCGATCCCGCACTCGCCATCGGCGCCGAACTGCCCGAGGTCACCTTCGCCTGGACCGCGGCGGACGTGCAGCTCTACCACCTCGCGCTCGGCGCAGGCACCGACCCGGTCGACCCGCGCGAGCTGCGTTACACCTACGAGGCCGACCTCCAGGTGCTGCCGACCTTCGCGACCGTGGCCGCCAACCTGCGCGTGTTCGACCCGCCGTCCGTCTCGTTCCCCGGCGTCGACATCGACCTCGCGAAAGTGTTGCACGGCAAGCAGGAGGTCATCGCGCACCGGCCGATCCCGACCTCCGGCAAGGCCGTCGCCCGCTCCCGCATCGCCGACGTCTTCGACAAGGGCAAGGCCGCGGTCATCATCCAGGAGACCGCCGCGACCTCCTCGGACGGCGATCCACTGTGGACGGCCAGGTCCAGCATCTTCGCCCGCGGCGAAGGCGGCTTCGGCGGCGACCGCGGCCCGTCCGACAAGGTCGAGCTGCCCACGCGCGAGCCGGACGCGGTCATCGACACGCCGACGTTGCCCCAGCAGGCCTTGCTCTACCGGCTCTGCGGCGACCGCAATCCCCTCCACGCCGACCCCGCCTTCGCCCACGCCGCCGGCTTCGAAACCCCGATCCTGCACGGCTTGTGCACCTACGGAATCGTGGCGAAGACGGTCACCGACGCGTTCCTCGACGGCGACACCGCCCGGGTCGCCTCGTTCTCGACCAAGTTCGCCGGCGTCGTCTACCCGGGCGAAACCCTGCGCACCCGGGTCTGGCGGGAATCCGGCCGCTTTGTCGTGACGACGACCGCTCCCGACCGCGACGACGCCCCGGTCCTCGCCGACACCGTCCTGACCGAGCGCTGA
- a CDS encoding DUF5134 domain-containing protein: MAWILTAVFLAITWPCVRRLARLDYGRLGQGTRQGDVAELLFAVAMVAMLSPIGGPIPAAGWQALFLLTSGWFVVAWLRGARGCAHHAVSAVVMLYLLVAMPHVTAEHGPWLNMSTMDGSPGVLFTVVAIAAAVYFAGDAVKSGMFLLKSTDRPAGTVSRAACRAVMGIGMGYMLLAAL; this comes from the coding sequence GTGGCGTGGATCTTGACCGCGGTGTTCCTGGCCATCACCTGGCCCTGTGTGCGGCGGCTCGCCCGGCTCGACTACGGGCGGCTCGGGCAGGGGACGCGGCAGGGCGACGTCGCCGAGCTGCTGTTCGCGGTCGCGATGGTCGCCATGCTCTCGCCGATCGGCGGCCCCATCCCGGCGGCGGGCTGGCAGGCGTTGTTCCTGCTGACCTCGGGCTGGTTCGTGGTCGCCTGGCTGCGCGGCGCCCGCGGCTGCGCGCATCACGCGGTCTCGGCCGTGGTCATGCTGTACCTGCTGGTGGCCATGCCGCACGTCACGGCCGAGCACGGCCCATGGCTGAACATGTCCACAATGGATGGTTCGCCCGGTGTCCTGTTCACGGTGGTCGCGATCGCCGCGGCGGTGTATTTCGCGGGCGACGCGGTGAAGTCGGGGATGTTCCTGCTCAAGTCGACGGACCGGCCTGCCGGAACGGTCTCGCGTGCGGCCTGCCGTGCGGTGATGGGGATCGGGATGGGCTACATGCTGCTCGCCGCGCTGTGA